The genome window cgGGTTCTCTCCCAGGCTCTGCAAGGGGCCTGGTGgatagagcaggggggctgggagccaggactcctgggttctctccccagctctgcgagGGGCCCGGTGgatagagcaggggggctgggagccaggactcctgggttctctccctgtgTCTGCAAGGGGCCCGGGGCCCGGTGgatagagcagggggggctgggagcccggactcccgGGTTCTCTCCCGGGCTCTGCAAGGGGCCTGGTGgatagagcagggggggctgggagccaggactcctgggttctctcccgggctCTGCAAGGGGCCTGGTGgatagagcaggggggctgggagcccggactcctgggtccccccAGTACCTGTGGATGTAGTTCTCCCGGTTGGTGGGCAGGTCGTAGTTGATGACGAGAGACACCTGCTGAACGTCAATCCCACGGGcctggtggggggagaaaaaacagcCAGCCTTCAGGCCCCGGCCCCCCCACATGTGGGGCAGCGCCCATTCCCAGGCTGTGGGCTGCTGTGCCGCGGCCGAggcccagggggctgggggcgcCCGCTGCGGGGAGCAGCCCCCCCTTGGTGTGCCAAGGAGCTACATTCCGCGTACAGCACAGGGGGGCTGGGCGGAGAGGGAATCTCCTTGGGGGCTGGGGGCGCCCAGGTCACCTGGGTTTGCCGACATCTAAGATGGCCGCTGTCATGTGATGGCAGCCATTTTAGAGGGGCCAGATCTTTCCAGCTGCCCCCCAAAACCAGCACTCCCcagtctcccccccccacacacagggcaGACCCAACTGCAGCCTGCAAATCCCTGCCCTTAAAAATCCCTCACAGCAGCCCCCCCAGGGAGCTGCCCCCAAGTTAACCCACCCCATTCATCTGTCCCCCAGGTTTTGCCCGCTACACCCAGGTGCCCcccccctacagccccccaagTCTCCTCACCAGCAGGTCAGTGGTGATGAGGACCCGGCTGGAGCCGGAGCGAAATTCACGCATGATTACATCACGCTCCTTTTGGTCCATGTCTCCATGCTGGGGGGCGAGAAAAGAGGGTCACCAGCAGCTAATCCACAGGCCTAACCATGCACTGGGGGGGTctcactgcacccccccccccaagaatccCCCTTTCACTGGTTGCTGGAAGGTGCAgaagggacagaacccaggagtcctggctcttaACTCCCCCCACAGCTCTAAACCTGGCACACACAACTCTGGGATCCCCCCAAACAGCTGTACCCCCCATTTCAGGGACTGGGACCCAAGGGCACCCATAGTTCAAGGGGGTGAACTGCTGTTGCACGGGGTACACTATGGAAGGGCCAcgggcgggggggacgggacgacTCCACCATAAATCCAGATCCATGCAACTGGGGTGAGACCCAaacatcctggctcccagcacccacccccccacccccagctctaaccaccagcccccactccctcccagagctggggagagaacccaggcgtcctggctcctccccgcccccgtaCCATGGCGGAGACAGTGAAGTCCCGGGCATGCATCTTCTCGGTGAGCCAGTCCACCTTCCTGCGGGTGTTGATGAAGATCACGGCTTGGGTGATCGTCAGGGTCTCGTAGAGATCGCACAGGGTGTCCAGCTTCCACTCCTGGGGGGGACAGGACCCGTGGGGGGTGAGGGTGACAGCCCCCCCAGCGCACTCATGTGGGGGGACCCCTGGAAAATCCACTCCCAACTCCACCCCGGCGGGCAGAGCCTCCCCTGCTCCCAACACAGCTGTAACCCAGACCCGCAGTGTGCCCCCCATTTCAGGGTCCGGGTCCCAGAGACATTGGGGTCGGCCATGGTTCGGGGGGCTGATCGCTCTCGCATGGGGTACACTATGGAGATGCCATGGAGGGACCCCTCCATAAATCCAGGACCATGCGgtgaggatagaacccaggagtcctggctcccagcgcgcCCCCGATCTCCCCCCATGGGagagtccccccccccacacctctctctCGACATTGATGTAGAACTGCCGGATGCCCTCCAAGGTCAGCTCCTCCTTCTTCACCAGGATGCGGATCGGGTCCCGCATGAACTTCTTCGTCACCTCCAGGACGTCCATCGGCATCGTGGCCGACAGGAGCAccacctggggggtggggggggggaacggacGGACGACAGACAAGGGGGGCAGTGAGCGgcgctgctccctgccccacccagaaatcccctctgctccctgacaGCTGTAGCATCTCCCCCTGGGTTCTAGACCCCTCTACGGAAAGTTCTAGCTCCCCATCAACTAGCACCTGCCCCCTGGGTTCTAGACCCCTCCACTCGCTCTTCTGGCTCCCCATCAataggccctgccccctgggttCTAGACCCCTCCGTGGGTGCTTATAGCTCCCCCCCATCAACTAGCGCCTGCCCCCTGGGTTCTAGACCCCTCCACTCGCTCTTCTAGCTCCCCATCAataggccctgccccctgggttCTAGACCCCTCCGTGGGTGCTTATAGCTCCCCCCATCAACTAGCGCCTGCCCCCCTGGGTTCTAGACCCCTCCACTCGCTCTTCTGGCTCCCCATCAATAGGCTCTGCCCCCTGGGTTCTAGACCCCTCCGTGGGTGCTTATAGCTCCCCCCATCAACTAGCGCCTGCCCCCTGGGTTCTAGACCCCTCCACTCGCTCTTCTGGCTCCCCATCAATAGGCTCTGCCCCCTGGGTTCTAGACCCCTCCGTGGGTGCTTATAGCTCCCCCCATCAACTAGCGCCTGCCCCCTGGGTTCTAGACCCCTCCACTCGCTCTTCTAGCTCCCCATCAataggccctgccccctgggttCTAGACCCCTCCGTGGGTGCTTATAGCTCCCCCCATCAACTAGCGCCTGCCCCCTGGGTTCTAGACCCCTCTACTGGTAGCTGCAGCGCCCCACTAACTAGCCCCCAGATTCTAAATCCCTGCCCTACCCTTCCCCACATGACTGACTTGCCCTTTGGGTTCTAGACCCACCCCCCCTTTACTGCCAAATCTAACTCCTTATGGACTAGCCCTGCCTCTGGGTTCCTCCCAGTTCATTCCACTGCTCCTTGGGTTCTAGACCCGCCATGACAATCCCAGCTCCTTCTGGTCTAGTCCGCCCCTGGGTCCTCGATCCCTGCAGCTGGGTTCAACTCCCCATGGACAGTGCCCGTTGGCTTCTAGTCCAACCGCTTCATCTGGTCTTGCCACTTCCAgacacaccctcctcccccaccccaaataaccTAGACCCACACTAACCCCCACACCAGTCCTGGGGTCTCCTGCAGCAAGCCCACACTCAGATGAACCCCCAGTTCTGGATCCAGCTCCTCCCAGGTGACTGCTCTTGGCCCACCAGGGGCCCTTGATTCCAGACCACCCCCCGGCCCCGGTTCCAAGCTCACCTGGGTGTTCCCACTCAGTTTCTGGAATATGTCGTAAATCTGATCCTTGAATCCCCGCTCAACATCTCGTCGGCCTCGTCCAGGACGAACATCTTAATGAatttgggagctgtggggagagggcagggaggcCGTTAGCCTGAGCAGGGTGCGGGGGGGCAAGAGGGCAGTCAGCCCCCAGAGATGCTGTTCTCAGTCAGAGAGCTCTGATCACGCCCAGAAGCCCCTGTGCCAGGCCCGGACGGGCAGAACGCCTAGCAGAGGGGCACAATGGTGGCACTGCATCAGCTGACACGCATGGGGAATCGTCACTGAACAGATACGGGCAGGTCCACGCCCACCCGCCCAGGGGGGCGCCCAGAGAGGGGACCCCCAAGCCATGAACTTACACAGGTATCCTCCTGTTCAGCATGTCGAAGACACGGCCCGGAGTCCCCACAATGATGTGGGGCGCTTCCATCTGAAGCTTCTGCACCTCGGCCCGGACATTGGTGCCCCCCCCAATACAGGCATGGCAGGAGGCCCCCATGTAGTCCCCGAGGGCCATCACGACCTTCTGGATCTGCAGGGAGGAAGCGAGGGTGAACGGCCGGAGAGCCAGGCTTCGCCCCAGAGGCGGCCGCATCTCCGCACCGGGCGAGGGGATCCCCCCACCATCagccgcccccaccccagaggtggccgcatctcagcgcTTGGTACCGAGGGGCCCCGACAGCCGTGTGCCCCCAGCATGAACCAGCGACAGCCACCGCCCGGGATACCGCGCTGGGATGAATGGGGGTTCGTCTCTCTCCCCCTGCTAGATTTAAGAGCCGCGCCACCAATCAGACGCGTCTTTGCCCAGTTAGCAAGGGAGGAAGTGGGCGTGATTCCTACCAAGTAACCACGTGGACCGAGcttgctctctcccctcccccacgcctCGAGCCGtgccccaggactcctgggttctctctctggctctgggagaggagtggggtctggcGGGTTTGAGCAGTgaaggctgggagtcaggactcctgggttctgtcaccCTTGATGTCTCAATTAAGAAAGGAGCGAGGCAGGGATTGTCACCCGACTGAGTCACCCCTTTAAACGAGGGGGCGGGGGCACTGCCCTGCCCTACTCACCTGCTGGGCCAACTCTCGGGTTGGGGCCAGCACCAAGGCCTGGGTCGCCTTGAGGTCCAGCTCGATCTGCTGGAGGATAGAAATGGCGAAGGTGGCCGTCTTCCCAGTACCAGACTGAGCTTGTGCAATGACATCATAACCTGGGGAGCGGAGAAGTCACCGGTcagcgccccgccccagaggtggccgcatcgcAGCACTCGGTAGCCCCGATAGCCGTGTGCCCCCAGCATGAACCAGCGACAGCCACCGCCCGGGATACTGCGCTGGGATGAATGGGGGCTCGTCTCTCTCCCCTGCTAGATTCAAGAGCCGCGCCACCAAGCAGACGCCTCTTTGCCCattagcaggggaggggggaaaagtccGCCCCGCTGGGacccatccccccctccccaggggccgaCTCACCCTTGATACAAGGAAGAATGGCTCTCTGCTGGATGGCGGAGGGCTTCTCAAATCCATAGGCGTAAATTCCCCGCAGCAGGGACTCCGACAGGTTCATGTCGTCAAAGCTGTCAACGATCTCATTCCAGTTGCTCTGAGGGGGGGgcgaggggaaggaggaaggggttAACACCCCCCCATAAAGTCCCACCCATGAATTCCCcatgcagcccccagcccctcgaGACTCCTGTCTTGACCCCCATCACCGCATACAAACCTCTCTCAGCCTGCTGCTCGCCTAATCCACCATCCCTGAAAGTAATCCTGTCTGGGTACCCCCGCATCGCTAGTGACACCCCATTAGACACTGctttgctccctgcagcccccccccccgcaatgagCCCACCCACCACCCCCCTGCACTTCAGAGCCTctgccacagcccccccccccccccccaataccctatcccttcccccaaggagCCCATCCACCCCCTAGCACCTCatggctgccccccccccgatgCACAACACATCCTcctgctccacagacgccccacccccggcccctccgGCCGCCAGCCCACCTCAATGATGCATCGGGGTCCATTCCCTCGGGGCCATTGTCTCTAGAACTGGAAGGCAAAAGGGAGACAAGGGGTGGGGGTTAGACGAGGTCAGCGGGAACCCAGATGGCGCCCCCCCGgggctgctcccccgcccccccctgcGGATCCTCACTTGAGGGGCTgttcaccctgccccccccatccaTCCACCATCAGGacccccctgcacccacccccgGGGGCAGGGTGTGCCCCCCCTTCTCCAGGGGGCCGAGCGCCCCCCCCTTTCTAGATGCCTCCCCAAAACCACGTCCTCCCCACAGCCTCAAGAGCCTGGGGTCCcctcaacccccctccccttatCAGGCTTAggggccccccccccagccggggGGGCCGctcaaccccacccccctcccttcccatcccccaccccagccggggggggggccgctcaatccccccccccagcctggggtcccagcccctctcccccccaggctCCTCTCAAGCAGGGGCCGGAAGTGGCCCCCCCCTCGCCCCGGAAgtggcccccctcccctcccgtgaCCTCGCGCCGCCCCAGGCCCGGCCCAGGCCGCTCCACGTGCTCGGGCCTCTCCCtcggcccttccccccccacccggaAGTCCCGCCCCCCCTCTGCCATTGGCGGGAAGCCGGCGTGACGTCACGGCCGCGTTCCCCGGATGCCCAGCGGCAGGACAATGGAGGCGCCCGGCGGGGCCGCGCGCTTCTCCTCTCCCGCGcgcgccgcccccccccgcagggaAAGAATGGATTCGCCCACCGCTCTTTCCCCCGCCCTCCCGATAATGGactgggccggggagggggggatcgAGGGATGGGCCTCGTCCATTTGCTATCTCCCCCCCTACGCCCCGCGGATGGATCCGCCCAGGGCGCGACCAACCCGCATCCCCGCGGCGCATTAACGCCCCCCCCGTTGGGTGGTTCCGTCCCGTCGTCCCCACAAAAGAGTTACTGGAATTGGACTGCCCGCCCTCCCACAGGATTCCCCCCCCCGACGGGAAGAATCGTCtcgtccccccccccgcaggatcGGATGTTCCGTCCGGAACCAGGCCGCATCCAGATCGCCCAGCGTCACAAAATGGCGTCGCGCACCAcaccgccccccctccccactcggGCGGGGTGGTTCCGTCCAGCCCCCCTTCTCCGTGGCTCgaactgcaccccctccccctgagcgCGAATGGGCTCGCCCACcttgctctctgccctccccccaggccCGGATGCTTCCGCCCGCGTCCCCCGGGGAGGGGGTTTAAATGGACTCGCCCATCCCCCCCaaaggggaaggaaaacaagGGACTGGATTGGCCCATCCACCTCCCAAACCGGaatgactcccccccccccccaaaaaaaacggGTGGTACCGCCCAAGGGCGCGTGTGCGTGGTCGATTTACGGCCTAAAAGCCCCTTTCCTGTCATGGGCTCGCCcgacttccccccgcccccgcggaATGGTTCAGCCCGCGCGCGCAGGGAGCGGAACGCTGCGGGGGTCGCGCCCGCCCctctggggggctgggcagtgTACGGTCCGGCGAGGCCTAGCCGGGGCCGTGCGCACACTCACCGGCTCTCCAGACACGCAGACATCCTGGGCAGGATCCTTCCCCCACCCGCCTCGCCCCGTCTTATAACCCCCGGCAAGCCCCGCCCCCGCTTCGCTCCATTGGCCGCCCGCCCACCGGCcccgctcccattggctgcttcCCCGCCCAGGGCCCGCCTCCCGGCTCCGCGCCCATTGGCCGGCTCCCGGCCGGTGACGTCGAAGCCGATTGAAAAGAGGCGTGTGACGTCAAGgcgccctgccccctcccttcggGTGGCCCCGCCCGCCAGCGGGGTGAGTCAGGCGCCAACACGCCGGCGCCGATTGGCTGGCGCGCGCGCCCGTCAGGGCTCAGTGAGCCAATGGCCGAGCGGGCAGGAAGGGGCGGGCTCCGGGGCCGGAAGTGAGGCCACCAGGGGTCGCACACgtgggtggggagaggctggggcctgCCTTTGTGCGCGTCTCGCCCACCCGGGCCGTGACCCCTCGCGGCACCCgtaccccagcccctcccccacccgggaTCCCCTCCTACCGGGTCCCCCGCCACAGGCCCCCCCGGGAGCCTCTCCACTagcccccccccattcctcacaacccccccccgggatcccatCCTACCAGCCTCCCCGCCACaggcccccccatcccctcctaccagccccccatcccctccatccccagcgccccccccgggatcccctcCTACCAGCCGCCCCGCCACaggcccccccatccccatcccccccagccacagcgcccccccccgggatcccttCCACCAGCCCCCCCGCCAcaggcccccccatccccccagccacagcgccccccccgggatcccctcCATCAGCCCCCCCGCCACAGGCCCCTCCACCAGCCTCCCCCATTCCTCACaacccccccccgggatcccatCCTACCAGCCTCCCCGCCACaggcccccccatcccctcctaccagcccccccatccccctccatccccagcgccccccccgggatcccctcCTACCAGCCCCCCGCCACAGGCCCCCCCCCGAGAGCCCCTCCACCAGCCTCCCCCATTCCTCACAACCCCCCCCGGGAGCCCCTCCTACCAGCCGCCCCTCCAGGCAGCCCCTCCAGGcagcccctccatccccatccccctcccccggaATCCCCTCCACCAGCCCCCTCGCCACAGGCCCCCCCCGGATCCCCTCCTACCAGtccccctccagccagcccctccccattccccccagcacagcgccccccctGGGATCCCCTCCTACCAGCCCCCCTGCCACaggcccccccattccccacaaccccccccgggatcccctcctaccagccccctccagccagccccctccccatcccccccggcCACAGCGCCCCCTCCGGGATCCCCTCCACCAGCCCCCCGCCACAGGTCCCCCCCTGGGATTCCACcaccagccccccaacccctcttACCAGCCGCCCTgccacaggcccccccccccaattccctcCAACCAGTCCCCCCCCGCCATGGGATCCCCTCCACCAGCCCCCCACCACAGGCCCCCCAGGAtcccctccagccagcccccccatccccagcaccccCAATTCCCTCCTACCggacccccccacaaccccccctgGATTCcccccccagatcccctcccaCTAGCCCCTCCCAGCAAGGGCCCTACCCAGAGCTATCTAGCTGGGGACAGCTTTGCTTCGAGCCTCCCCTGTCTGttccctgcgccccccccccccccgagcttaTTCCCCACCCTGGGCTTCCACAGGCACctctgcctgcctcagtttcctgcctgcctcagtttcccacctccAACAGCTTCCCCCACCCTCGCCAGGACCACAGTCACACCCCCGGGTCCAGCTGCCCGATGGCTCTGATGGCCAGGTGGGGCTCTCGGGCCGTGGGCCTGCCCCAAACCCATTCAGCGCTGGGGGGAACGGATGAGAGCGGGGCGCCTGGTGGGCTGGGTGGCCGCCAGGCAGGGGTTGGCGGGGCCGTCGGCGGCTGCggggctctgggtttgtgggCCTGTTCTCACAGACTGGCGTTTCTCGCCCTGCTCCCGTTACCGGCTCCGGTGTCACCGGGCAGAGACTCTCAGTTAGGGGGCCCACAGTCGACCCGGTAACGCGTCCCCCGAGCCGATGGCTGAGAAGAACCGACACAAGCGAGGCCCGGCCAGCAACACCAGCCTCCTGCAggcagccccccaccccggcaGCTGGGGGCAGAGTTCACCTGCTGTATCCCCCCAGGCATGGCTGCCCACCACAGCTGGGTCCGAAACTGGGTCCCTGGCTTGCCAGCGTATTCGGTGCCAGGTGATTACCACTGGGCCACCATCAGACTCCCGCTCCAGCCGGGCTGAGCCCATGGATGGATTATAATTGGGGGGCGCGTTAGCCCCACAACGGCATCGAAACCGGTCCCCAGGCTGCAACAAaggtgaaaggttggctgccacgCACGGGCCAAACGCACTCAGAGGCCGCTGGGCGTCTGCTGGACCCCAAGGCAGAAAAGTACGAGCAAAGGCATCAAATATAacaccacccccgcccccccagctaaGGTGAAATATTTCCAAAGCCGGCGCGTTTGTGTTTAGACGCTTTCGGCTCATTCGGGGGAAGAACCAGATGTCGTTTCGATGGGTCGGGCCCTTTGGGCGAGGTGATGCTGTTTGCGGACCGCCTGGCCTGGGACGTTGAAATGTTCCGCGAGAAAGAAAAACTGCCCAAGGTCTCCAGCCGCCCCCCGGCTCCGTGCCCAGCCTGGTAGCACTGGCCTGGGTCGAGCTGCCGGGTGACCAAATGGTGCCAGGCTGGTAAATTAATAGTAtgctggactcctgggttctttccctggctcggagaggggagcggggtctagtggttagagcaggggggacccacagatccctttccgcGGTACTCCTGCCTAGGCAGTCCGTGCCCATGGTGTGCAACTGACTATTCCTTACAAAGTGGGGTACTGTGCATCGgtcctgattgaatttcatcctctttccTTCAGACCCTTTCTCCGCCTCGTTTTGAActtgccacccctcccagcttgggtgTCGGCCGCCAGCTCGAAGCGTGCTCTTTATCTAACTCCCTGATGAAGATACAGAACCgacccctgcgggaccccactcgttatgtcctGCCCGCTTGACTATGAAGCGCTGATACCTCCTCGCCGGGGACAGTTTTCAACCCATTCTGCACACCTCTTGCAGTAGGCACTACTATAGTAATTAGTTTGTGAGGGCACGTGAGCCTTACTAAAGCCTTACTAAAGCCAAGACCGACCCTCTCTACCGCTTCCCCCTAGCCacgaggcttgttaccctgtcaaagaaagctagcAGGTGGTTTCATGCAATTTGCTCTTGCCAAAtcggaatcatagaagatcagggttggaagggacctcaggaggtatctagaccCACctcctgctcaaaccaggaccaaccccaaccaaaccatcccagccagggctttgtcaagcctgacctaaaaaCCTCTAAATCCATGCTGACCATTACGGATCACCTTATTATCTGCTTGGTGTTTGCAAATTAGTTGCTTAATTCGTTGCTCTGTTATCTTTCCGGGTACCAAAGTAAAGCTGACGGGTTTGTAATGCCCCGGCTTGCCCTTAAATTGGCCCTCTGGAATcgctccagtcttccaggacttttCGAAGATAACGACCACTAGCCGagctatctcctcagtcagctccttgagtgttCTAGGATGGACTCATGTTAGCAACAAGGTCAGGGAAAGCgagggccccttactgaatgggggaggcaaccgcGTGACAGGGgacgtggaaaaagctgaagtactcatgctgtttttgcctcggtcttcacagacaagggcagctcccagactgctgcgctgggcagggcagggtggggaggaggtgagcagccctcagtggagaaagaacaggttaagggctgtttagaaaagctgacaTGCACAAGTCtgtgggtccagatctaatgcagcAGAGGGTGCTGAGGAAATTGGCtgatgcgattgcagagccattggccattgtctctGAAAATTCATGGCCACTGGGGGAGGTCCCCGACCATTGGAAAAAGGGCAAATAGAGtatccatcttttaaaaaaagggaaggaggagaatccagggaactacagactggtcagcttcacctcagtcctggaaaaatcatggaccaggtcctcaaggaatccattttgaagcacttggaggagaggcagGTGATCAGGACAGTCAACCTGGATTCACCatggacaagtcatgcctgactaacctgattgccttgtatgatgagataactggatatggggaaagcggtggatgggatatatcttgacttcagcaaaccttttgacacggtctcccacactattcttgccagcaagttaaagaagtatgggctggatgaatggactataaggtggacagaaagctggctagatcgtcgggctcaacggggagtgatcaatggctccatgtctagttggcagccggtatcaagcggagtgccccaggggttggtcctggggcccgttttgttcaatatcttcaaaaatgatctggaggatggtgtggattgcaccctcagcgagtttgcagaggacactaaactggaggagaggtagatacgctggagggcagggataggaaacagagggacctagacaaattagaggattgggccaaaagaaatctgatgagcttcaacaaggacaagtgcagagtcctgccctaggacggaagaacccaatgcaccgctacagactagggaccgaatggctcggcagcagttctgcggaaaaggacctaggggtgacagtggacgagaagctggatatgagtcagcagtgtgcccttgttgccaagaaggtcagtggcattttgggctgtataagtaggggcatagcgagcagatcgagggacgtgatcgttcccctctattccgcattggtgaggcctcatctggagtactgtgtccagttttggggcccaccctacaagaaggatgtggaaaaattggaaaacgtccagcggagggcaacaaaaatgattaggggattggaacacaggatttatgaggagaggctgagggaactgggattatttagtctgcggaagagaagagtgaggggggatttgatagctgctttcaactacctgaaagggggtcccaaagacgatggagctcagctgttctcagtggtggcagatgacagaacgaggagtaatggtctcaagttgcagtgggggaggtcgaaTATTCGGAAACactttcacgaggagggtggtgaagcagtggaatgggttccctagggaggtggtggaatctccttccttagaggtttttaaggcccagcttgacaaagccctg of Eretmochelys imbricata isolate rEreImb1 unplaced genomic scaffold, rEreImb1.hap1 Scaffold_55, whole genome shotgun sequence contains these proteins:
- the LOC144258881 gene encoding LOW QUALITY PROTEIN: eukaryotic initiation factor 4A-I-like (The sequence of the model RefSeq protein was modified relative to this genomic sequence to represent the inferred CDS: inserted 1 base in 1 codon; substituted 1 base at 1 genomic stop codon); the protein is MRGYPDRITFRDGGLGEQQAERGLYASNWNEIVDSFDDMNLSESLLRGIYAYGFEKPSAIQQRAILPCIKGYDVIAQAQSGTGKTATFAISILQQIELDLKATQALVLAPTRELAQQIQKVVMALGDYMGASCHACIGGGTNVRAEVQKLQMEAPHIIVGTPGRVFDMLNRRIPVXVHGLGVPSLAPKFIKMFVLDEADEMLXRGFKDQIYDIFQKLSGNTQVVLLSATMPMDVLEVTKKFMRDPIRILVKKEELTLEGIRQFYINVEREEWKLDTLCDLYETLTITQAVIFINTRRKVDWLTEKMHARDFTVSAMHGDMDQKERDVIMREFRSGSSRVLITTDLLARGIDVQQVSLVINYDLPTNRENYIHRIGRGGRFGRKGVAINMVTEEDKRTLRDIETFYNTSIEEMPLNVADLI